atgtcgtcgatatagacctccatggtttttccaagttgtccagcaaacatcttatttactagcctttgataggtagctcctgcgttctttaatccgaatggcataaccttatgacaataggttcctcgttcggttatgaatgcagttttctcctggtcctcaggaaccatcatgatttggttatatcctgagaaggcatccatgaaggataggagtcgatggccagctgttgcttcaactaggcggtcgatgtgaggtaacgggaagctgtctttagggcaagctttgtttaggtctgtgaaatctacacagattctccacttcccgtttttcttctttaccactactgggttagctaaccagtcggggtaatgtacctcccgaatggacccagctttcgtaagtcggtcaacttcgtcgttaacagcttgagccttttcgagacctagcttacgacgcttctgtttgatcggtttgaaagtagggtcaacttttagcttatgggtggtgacgttcggatctattcctttcatgtcgttggtggaccacgcaaaggttttgacattgcttttcaaaaaatcgatgagctccttttttgtctcaagaggtagctcggacccgatgctcacctgtctttcaggatttgagtcgtcgatgcaaactttttcggttaggttcctgaggggacctcgaatattttgttgcatttcgcgacctttctggatctgtaattgctattggggggatttttggtggatttcgaatcctcccaaatagcagatcctggatatcttctggctaccgtgtatggtagctatcccttcgggtgttggaaattttacgcactgatggtacgttgaggctactgccttcattttgtggatccaaggtcttcccaaaatcgcgtggaacggggaaggtctatcgatgactactaagttggtcattttcattattccgccagctatgactgggagcttgattgttcccaatgaggtagctgtttctccggagaagcctacgagattagctttttggccaataatttcatagtcgtctatttccatcccttttagggtgttatagaaaatgaggtcgacagagcttcctgtgtctatcatgagcttgggaacctcgtatcctgcgatgttcagggtgactatcaacgcatcatcgtgaggtctgtcaaggtttgaggtctcgctctcccagaaagaaatcttagtgttGGATTCAGgattaggaggcttaggtccagtgttagacacagccttccgcacgtgattcttaatggaattgacggagtcttgacatatgtctgatcctccaaggatacagtccaccctcgagtcggggttCGATTGATGGgagggtttgctcaagagagcttcgacttgtaaactttttccttgggggaatttcccaagaatcatgtcgactctttttttgggaactggaggtggcgaatcggtttccttctcaggtgacctctcgcgtttcggggaaatgtccctggaacctcttttctgataaggtggcggctttttaaggtccacgccctttatttctccggctgcgaatttagctgccagctggcgttggaggtcccaacattcttcggttgagtgtccttcgcgatcatgataagagcaatgtttgcctttatcgaagccttttgaccagggagttttatTTGCagctgcaacaggtttctcttccttgtcttcctcgattgcgtaggaatgttctccttGAGTTTGATTACTtcgagggttaccctttttatgaggtcccttagtctcgGAGGAGTCACTTTTCGAATGATTCtgtggtttcttgtggagtttatccagtgcagctgtctcctcctccaaagcaatatatttggtggctctatgaagagcgtcatcgatagttggaggagcgtTGAGTGTtaactctgaccagaattttgatctatagaacagacctctcctaagggcctcgatggcgactaggtcgttaggattcgatagcttagttcttattgccctgaatttctcaatgtagactcgtaatgaATCTCCCATACCTTGACTGActttccaaaggtcggcctcggaggcttgcttccggatatgggttgagtattgcttcataaaGGCGTTGGTTAATTGGTCAAagttgtctatcgaggctggttcgaggccggagaaccactccagggctgttccgaccaaattttcggcgaatgttctacagtaacctgcttcacattcttcctgagtgaaatgggctttaacaattGCCAATCGAAAAGCTCTCAAGTAGGCCttcgggtcggaggtcccatcatactcaggaattctgatttttcgggtatctcttatgtgagagctggcaattctgtccgtgaacggagttccacgggtttcttcgattaagctatcgatttcgggagctgaactcgtagctttatggacttgagctcccaatttctggagagctgcgtgagttctctccatatatctacggatagcttcaggtccttcaaatGGAAGGATATTTGGATCGTTCGCAGGTACCCGATGAGTAGGTTCCcgacggaatcgagttggcgCATCTTCCCATGCGGTtagtgggctaagtcgctcgacatttcttgggttatcggagtttatcctttgataaccgtccTCATTCGGGACCGAGCTtctagtttgataaaccgaagctgacgctctgcctccagatgggaaggatattcctgctccggacctaggatcaggtggcggaggaggtaacTGATTACTTCTGTCAGAgacctgaccgggtgtggagctggttgtcgctacgttacttcccatagcactggcgtTAGGTGGATTGAATACGGGAActgttccagtatgaggtgtctggaaagcagatccgcgtccttcaggggcagtgctatcaggggaaaagtttaaacgtgctcggggaaatgagggatcggttaatcgatcatggaagatggcccccggagcttgacgttgcggtggttgggttgttgcgtttagagatctagttatctcttcgaatcgttgttgacgtacagccagctgatgcatcgtgcgctcactttcctgagctcggTCTACTAATTGTAACATCAtctggcggatctcagagagctgagcctccgtttgattcggaatggcttgctgctgaggattctcggtaacCGGGAGCTCGGAGGTGTTTCCACCTAATGACCTCGGGTTAGTAactccggttgtagtttggctcgttcgagcatcaaccggaagctgttgcccagatcggtggtcgccacgttgaggctctgtgattacgagactagagcctccgtcattcggtgagccatcgctctgaatcgggaggttaaggtcagacggggttgttgtctgatcagtagggttcatcctcgagttagagtaagggattcggtAGTTTCGTCCCctcagacggcgccaattgtgaaggattaaactcacacctagatttaaatcaggttttatgtttaggaaaggttagggaaagattatcgcgggctgaatcccgtaagaacttgatgaatgaacttcgatttgtattgatataatagaaaatgGGATGGTTACAAGAAGATGTATCTCACGATGAATATAAAGATTACAAGAGTATTATCATAAGAATGTTTTGGTGAATGTTGAGTGAAAATATGAGTTGGATCCTCTTCTtagtcttcgaccttctctttttatagcttcggacttctttaggttgtttgcaactggtctccgagatcctctccgcttgaggtggaatctgcaacagcttccctttgaccgggtcatgCGCTTCTTATTgttgtgacgtgagcttccccttcgtcgtgacctccttagttaGAGTCCctagctttcagcctccggctcttTTTAGGCTCGAGTCTGCGATGGGCCTGTCCCGGCCCATTACCATCTTTTATTGAGTGAAGATCAGCTACCGgaccatattcgggcccaacaacGTGGTGGCCCACGATTGGTTcggttcattttttttttctttttttaaatctaacgaaaaaaaaaaaattaattgtttgCATTGGAAAGCGTGTCTTCATTAGTCTCACTAATGGAGATGCTTGCCGCCCAAAGTCATATGAGGCTTAAAACATATCAAGAAAATATGCATTTTAAATGTAACtacatttttaactaaaaaaaatatatccttaaagaaaaaatgttgCCACTTAAAGCCCTTGTTTTATGAGCATTAGCTCAGACCAAACCGCTtctttacatatataattcTCGTTTAGTTTAAGTCTTTTAAAACTCTTAATTTTAGTTTCATGTCAAGACAAAATCACATGCTAATCGAATCCGAACGGAACCACGTAATACGATATAGTGACATATCGTCCGAAAAGTAAGAAATCATTTATTTAGTATACCATTGTCAGAACTACTTAAAAGGACAATGTATCTCTTCGTTATATAGTAGAAAACTTGAAATGCATACACGGATAAAAACTAACACCAAATCATAACTGTCCATTAGGACAAGCACATCATAACATCAAGAACGTACTACGTGGGGCACGCCACGTGATTCACCTAGCTGGTTGATCATGTAAAGCGCGTTGCTCGTAACCTTCGCCACTTTCGTCATCCAATGCTTCACCGCCGTTTTCACCTTACCCTCGACCCCTTTAAACCCATCGAGACACGTGTCGTCATCCGTCAACGCCGCACTAGCCCACGTCTGCGCGTTGCTCATCTGCCACCTGAACTCATTCGCCGAAACGCCCGTAGCGTGGAGATGCTTCAAGACGCCTAGCGTGCGGCTCAGCTCGTCCACCGAGTCTCCAATCATCTCCACGCAGTCCACAACCGCCGCTTTCACGCGTTTCTTCCCCACGGTTTCTCTCACGGCCGCGAGTTTCTTCGCGGCGGATTGAGCGTGGGAGAGGCTTATTTTGACGGCGGCTTGAGCTAGCTCGCGACGGTTCGTGATGGTTGGACCGGAGTAGGTAGAGAGCGTACGGACGCATAGAGATGGATAGCTCGCGTGCAAGCAGGAGGAATGTACGATATCTTCGGCAGCGCTATTAGGTCCATATGCGGTGGTGGTAGCTACGATGACGGCGGAGAGAATGGCGGCGAGAAAGAGCTTATGTGGAGGAGCCATTGTTTGAACTAGAgtgtgagtgagagagagtgaCCAAGTTAGGGTTATCTCTGTAAATGAAAAAAGGAGAGCGGTGACTGGTTGGTAAGAATTTAAAGTGGTAGGTCGTTCAACGTTATAGCTTATTTATGGTTTTATTACATAAGTACCCTaagatatttcattttatttgcgTGGTACATGCATAAGATAAGGGGTAGGATGGTGAATGTACCTCTTGATTATGGGGAAAATCTGTAAAATTTAATGCACCACAAATTACAGTAGCGAGTCCAGTGACAAATAAAGACTGTCCAGTCCAATGCATAtagataaattaataacatGTGAATGATAATAATGATCCAACATATGTAAAGAGGTAACGACAGAAACAGATAAACAATGTGGAATTATTGGCGGACTGGTCACTAGACACTAGTGGccaattatatttaaaagagGGTTCAGAAGATTGGGCCACATTTGCTATGAACTGACAAAAGAGGTTACAGAGTCGAACTTTTTATCTGCCATTTATTTTGCTCAGCTCGTGATATCATTTCAGAGTAAACTCTGTTACGTATACAACGAATTAAACTTAGGTCAGATCAATAGAAAGTTTATATATTCTGGAGTTTGATTAAAAACAGTtactttaattatatatcaacaTTCATTTGGTGATCAAATAACACCAAATTAAACTATGCTAAATTTTCTCCTCCACTCATTTATTTTGTGTGAAAGCCTCCTCTAATAATTCAGACGATGTTTCCCTAAGTCTAGTGAAAGAAAAAGGTAAAGATGTCCCAGTTGAACTGGAATGACCCACTTAACAGAAAACGTCCCATCTTCATCTGTTTATTTTCTTAGAGATACACATCAAGACGAATGTGTCAAAGCATAGCTTAATTAAAGTGATCCATTTGATCATGGTCTTAGCATCATGCTTGATCTTGTGCCATGAGTTCCATGGTTTCTTCCACCTACACATCTCAAGACAGTGCAGTATCCAAGTTCTACAGATTTGTCTTGTATGCTCCAATTTCCTTGACTCATTcctcaaacaaaaataaaaataaaataaaataaaagcatGTATAGATAGGTATAGAGGAAaagaaaaattccaaaaattgACCTCGATTGATTTACCGCTAGACAAACATGGTATCTAATCTACGTATTATTCTGACAATCCTCAATGATTATGAAATCTCGATTAAATGATCATATTGGAAGAAGGTTTTGTAAATGCGTGGGTAATATAACTTCATGGAcgtaacaatttttttgattagTAACTAGGATTTGTGGTCTGGTAATGATTAATTTAAGGGTAAAAACTCAATATGGTAAAGTCATCAGGGTTCGAATTTCGACTACTGATGAATTAACATTTCGGTATCATGGACATGAGACCGACACGTGATAACACATGATTAGTCTGTACCACTTCTGTGGAGTCGGGATATTtatgtataattcaaaaaaaaaatgattagttTACATTGGTTGATGAAGAAAGGCTACATGGACGGCGTTAAGTAACTTGTTGGAAATGTCCAAGCTTAAAATGGGAACATGAAACCAACAGTACAAACTTGTTGTTGTGACAATTCATCATCATATATCATGTGAGTGGGTTCCATTGTTTTCATGATGATGAAGGACTAGTTGTGTGTAGTACTTGTAATCTGTATGTTATGATGCTGGAGAGTTAGTTTTATTCGCCTTTGAATGATCTTAGTCAATTTTTGTTATGAGTATGTACACAGTTTACTTTATGAGTTGTAAGTGTATGTAGTTTATCTTCTAAGTTATGAATTATGGTAAGTAAGTTTAACTTACCAGTACTTcaactaaaaatgaaaactacGCATACAATAAAGTCTATagtaccttttttttttattaacattcCATATACCAACACGAACAAATGCATGCATGTAGTCAAGTTTTAATGAACCAAAGTGTATATATGTAGTCAAGTTTTGGTGGGCTTAAGAAGCGTTAATATACTTGTGTCCAAATGTTCGCCCAGCAACGCTTCTGGTAGCAACAATACTTGATACTGATTTATTCTAATTCAAGAGCTCCTGGTCTTGTTTGCGAGAAATTATCTACAAATTGCAAAAATAATCgaccaaaaaataatatacttaaaaCCAACAAGTTTTGAAGTATCTATAATGTAGTAGACACCTTCAGCCGTTACAGGCTCCTTTTGTCATCCCATAATCTTACGACACTTCCGTTTATCACCATCAAGTCCACGTAACGGTACCAATCTTCATCACCATTTCTCATCTTCACCACTCTTTCCCACTTCTCCCACCACTCTTCACAATCACCCAAACTACCTCCATAGTTAACAGCGGACGTTAACTCTCCGTCAACACCCCTCCCTCCGTCAACGTCTACCTCGTAGTACATAGTCATCTTCCCTTTTGTCACTCCGTCATCGCATATTAACGTCTCCCAAACCTCCGTTTTTGTAACCACCGTTTCCTCCACTCGAGCCACCGCCGTTTCTTTAACCGGACCAGCTACTTCTTGTGGTTCTTGTTCAGATTTCGAGGCGGTTTGTTCCTCTAACAAGCCACATCCATGACGGCCGTCGTCTCCAATGGTGGTGACTCTCATCCTCCAGAAGCTGACGGCTGCCGTCACGACAGCGATCCATGTCCAGACATTGTTGACGATGGCAAGAACACCGAAGCTAACGTATTCGAAAGCCAACGCTTCTAATGGAGAATCCAAAGTGGCCATGTTTTTCTTGTTGTCTTGATGATAAGCAAAGAGGTGATTGGTTAGGTGGTTTATATAAAGGTGATAAGAGAGATAGAGGAGAGAACATGAAACATGGACCGTCGGATGAAGAGAGAGGAATGCTAAGCCGTTGGATATTGTCAAGTGGAAGTATGAATATTTCGTAGATGCTGAGAATCGAGAAGGAAGATGCTTTTGTTTTCAAGAAAGATGCGCACAGCCAAATACTTATTCCCCATGGGGTTGGCTGGCCCTCAGAATATTAAACAATATAAGCAACTGTTGAGAACAGCCTTcttaggttagaagaagaatagagaagaaaacgtattgaggcaaatacccgtttagggtttcttattaatgatgtgatgttaatttacaaacccttagacccatatttatacagcctcaaaaaacccgatttccttttcccaatagaaatagtaactttcctaaaccgaaaaggcatacCGTACCGCGGGGGCCTACGGCCCCCGCACCCCCAGATGTCAACCTTGATAACGTCCGACCCacgagtgctgggcattttactggtacaacagagatttaagacacacagatgcaacaaacACCACCTTGACGAAAAATCTCTACAAAACTCCTTATCCCGTTTATCTTCTGGGGGAACCTCCATTGCTTCTTAGCATTGGCAAACACGGAGCAGATTCAAGCAATGCTTGAACTTCTCCGTTGTAACAGACTTGGTCAACATGTCAGCTGGATTCTCTGACGTATGCACCTTCTCCAATAAGACTTCTCCAGAA
The sequence above is drawn from the Raphanus sativus cultivar WK10039 chromosome 7, ASM80110v3, whole genome shotgun sequence genome and encodes:
- the LOC108816224 gene encoding uncharacterized protein LOC108816224, with amino-acid sequence MATLDSPLEALAFEYVSFGVLAIVNNVWTWIAVVTAAVSFWRMRVTTIGDDGRHGCGLLEEQTASKSEQEPQEVAGPVKETAVARVEETVVTKTEVWETLICDDGVTKGKMTMYYEVDVDGGRGVDGELTSAVNYGGSLGDCEEWWEKWERVVKMRNGDEDWYRYVDLMVINGSVVRLWDDKRSL
- the LOC108814731 gene encoding pectinesterase inhibitor 3, producing the protein MAPPHKLFLAAILSAVIVATTTAYGPNSAAEDIVHSSCLHASYPSLCVRTLSTYSGPTITNRRELAQAAVKISLSHAQSAAKKLAAVRETVGKKRVKAAVVDCVEMIGDSVDELSRTLGVLKHLHATGVSANEFRWQMSNAQTWASAALTDDDTCLDGFKGVEGKVKTAVKHWMTKVAKVTSNALYMINQLGESRGVPHVVRS